The Raphanus sativus cultivar WK10039 chromosome 2, ASM80110v3, whole genome shotgun sequence genome includes a region encoding these proteins:
- the LOC108842359 gene encoding protein PHYLLO, chloroplastic isoform X3 — MLNQEAKVSYSLKDQANINAVWASAIIEECTRLGLTYFCVAPGSRSSHLAIAAANHPLTTCLACFDERSLAFHAIGYAKGSLKPAVIITSSGTAVSNLLPAVVEASEDFLPMLLLTADRPPELQGVGANQAINQINHFGSFVRFFFNLPPPTDDIPVRMVLTTVDSALHWATGSPCGPVHLNCAFRDPLDGSPTNWSLNCLNGLDMWMSNAEPFTKYFQVQSLKSSGETTGQITEVLQVIKEAKKGLLLIGAIHTEDEIWASLLLAKELMWPVVADVLSGVRLRKLSKPFLEKWTPVFVDHLDHALLSDSVRNLIEFDVVIQVGSRITSKRVSQVLEKCFPFAYILVDKHPCRHDPSHLVTHRVQSNIVQFADCVLKSRFPWRRSKLHGHLHALDGAIAREMSFRLSAECSLTEPYVAHMLSKALTSKSALFIGNSMPIRDVDMYGCSSGNYSHVVDLMLSAELPCQWIQVTGNRGASGIDGLLSSATGFAVGCKKRVVCVVGDISFLHDTNGLAILKQRIARKPMTILVINNRGGGIFRLLPIAKRTEPSVLNQYFYTSHDISIENLCLAHGVKYVHVGTKRELEETLLVPGVEEMDCIVEIESSIDANAMVHSTLESFARQAANNSLAIISASSVLHPMMDNARLFQVSGIQYSRYRVGLCDRPTIYSGESSQFHREGFILSITLEDGSIGCGEVAPLDSSTENLMDVEGQLQLILHLMKGAKISHMLPLLNGSFSSWIWSELGITASSIFPSVRCGLEMALLNAMAVRHDSSLLGILHCQKAENGYAQPHSVPICALLDSEGTPSEVAYVARKLVEEGFSAIKLKVARRVNSVQDALVLQEVRRVVGDQIELRVDANCRWTFEEAITFGLLVKKCNLQYIEEPVQNKDDLIRFCEESGLPVALDERLDDFKECPLRILAKYTHPGVVAVVIKPSVVGGFENAALIARWAQQHGKMAVISAAYESGLGLSAYILFASYLEMENVKTFRERKLGMAPLVAHGLGTYKWLNEDVLVTSLGISRSPYSGFVEGSVADAGKNLKDVKINNDVIVRTSKGALVRRYEVRVDVDGFSHFIKIHEVGPNIEGSVVLFLHGFLGTGEEWIPIMKGISGSARCISVDIPGHGSSTVQSHASETQKTPTFSMEIIAEAMYKLIEQITPGKVTIVGYSMGARIALYMALRFSNKIEGAVVVSGSPGVKDPVARKVRSATDDSKARMMVDHGLEIFLENWYNGGLWKSLRTHPHFRKIVASRLIHDDVLSVAKLLSDLSTGRQPSLWEELADCNTNVSLVFGEKDVKFKNIATRMYVEMSEGKKSENYIIETVEIPEAGHAVHLESPLLLILALRKFLTRVRKNSAETELSQKLLLALKET, encoded by the exons ATG CTGAATCAGGAGGCTAAAGTGAGCTACTCCTTGAAAGATCAGGCTAATATCAATGCTGTATGGGCATCAGCTATAATTGAAGAATGCACTCGTCTTGGTTTGACG TACTTTTGTGTAGCTCCTGGATCAAGATCCTCTCATCTTGCAATTGCTGCTGCCAACCACCCCCTTACAACGTGTCTTGCATGCTTTGACGAACGATCTCTTGCATTTCACGCTATTGGGTATGCTAAAGGATCCCTTAAACCGGCAGTTATTATAACATCATCAGGAACCGCCGTTTCAAATCTTCTTCCAGCG GTGGTTGAGGCCAGTGAGGATTTCTTACCTATGCTACTACTTACTGCAGATCGTCCTCCTGAACTTCAGGGAGTTGGTGCAAATCAAGCTATAAATCAA ATAAACCATTTTGGTTCGTTTGTCAGATTCTTCTTCAATCTTCCTCCTCCAACTGATGATATACCAGTCCGGATGGTCCTTACTACTGTAGACTCTGCTTTACATTGGGCAACAGGTTCTCCTTGTGGACCAGTACATCTGAATTGTGCTTTTAGAGACCCACTTGACGGTAGTCCAACAAATTGGTCACTCAACTGCTTAAATGGATTAGACATGTGGATGTCTAATGCTGAACCAttcacaaaatattttcaagtacaAAGCCTCAAGAGCAGTGGTGAAACAACTGGCCAAATTACTGAGGTTTTACAAGTAATCAAAGAGGCTAAGAAGGGTCTTCTCCTGATCGGTGCAATCCATACGGAGGATGAAATTTGGGCTTCTCTTCTGTTGGCTAAAGAACTGATGTGGCCTGTTGTTGCAGATGTGTTGTCTGGTGTCCGGCTGCGCAAGCTGTCTAAGCCTTTTCTCGAGAAGTGGACCCCTGTTTTTGTTGATCATCTTGATCATGCCCTGCTTTCAGATTCTGTTAGGAATTTGATTGAGTTTGATGTTGTTATCCAG GTTGGAAGTCGGATAACAAGCAAAAGAGTTTCTCAGGTGCTAGAGAAATGCTTTCCATTTGCATACATTTTGGTTGATAAGCATCCATGCCGACATGACCCATCACACTTGGTCACTCACAGGGTCCAAAGCAATATAGTTCAGTTTGCTGATTGCGTGCTTAAATCTCGATTTCCATGGAGGAGAAGCAAATTGCATGGCCATTTACATGCATTGGATGGCGCT ATTGCCCGAGAAATGTCATTTCGATTATCTGCTGAGTGCTCCCTGACCGAACCTTATGTTGCACATATGCTTTCCAAAGCACTGACATCTAAATCTGCTCTTTTCATCGGTAATAGTATGCCAATAAGGGATGTGGATATGTATGGATGTAGTTCGGGAAATTATTCGCACGTGGTAGACTTGATGTTAAGTGCAGAATTACCATGTCAATGGATACAAGTAACTGGAAATAGAGGAGCTAGTGGCATTGATGGCTTGCTCAGCTCCGCCACTGGCTTTGCTGTAGGGTGCAAGAAGAGA GTTGTCTGTGTGGTGGGAGACATCTCTTTCCTTCATGATACAAATGGATTGGCGATTCTGAAACAGAG GATTGCGAGGAAACCAATGACAATTCTCGTGATAAACAATCGTGGAGGTGGAATCTTCCGACTTCTTCCTATAGCAAAGAGAACAGAGCCTAGCGTGTTGAATCAATATTTCTATACATCACATGACATTTCCATTGAAAACTTGTGTTTGGCACATGG TGTGAAGTATGTACACGTTGGGACAAAAAGGGAACTTGAGGAAACTCTATTGGTACCCGGCGTGGAAGAGATGGATTGCATTGTGGAGATTGAAAGCTCTATTGATGCTAACGCAATGGTTCATAG TACTTTGGAGAGTTTTGCACGCCAAGCTGCAAATAATTCCTTGGCCATTATCTCGGCCAGTTCAGTTCTTCATCCAATGATGGACAATGCACGTCTTTTCCAAGTCTCTGGAATACAATATTCGCGGTACAG AGTCGGACTGTGTGACAGACCTACCATATATTCTGGTGAATCCTCTCAATTCCATCGAGAAGGTTTCATACTTTCCATAACTTTGGAGGATGGAAGCATTGGCTGCGGAGAG GTTGCACCTTTGGACAGTAGTACGGAGAACTTAATGGATGTGGAGGGGCAGCTACAGTTGATTCTCCACCTTATGAAAGGAGCTAAAATCAGTCACATGCTTCCTTTGTTAAATGGCTCGTTTTCTTCCTGGATTTGGAGTGAACTTGGAATCACT gcATCATCAATTTTTCCAAGTGTCAGATGTGGTCTGGAAATGGCTCTTCTGAATGCAATGGCAGTAAGACATGATTCTAGTTTGTTGGGGATACTTCATTGTCAGAAAGCAGAAAATGGTTATGCTCAGCCACACTCTGTTCCAATATGTGCCCTTCTTGATTCTGAAGGTACTCCATCAGAGGTCGCATACGTTGCTAGAAAACTTGTTGAAGAAGGGTTCAGTGCTATTAAACTTAAA GTTGCTCGTCGGGTGAACTCCGTTCAAGATGCCTTAGTTCTGCAAGAAGTAAGGAGAGTCGTTGGAGATCAAATTGAACTCCGTGTAGATGCTAATTGTCGCTGGACTTTTGAAGAAGCTATAACGTTTGGTTTGTTGGTGAAAAAATGCAACCTACAATATATTGAG GAACCTGTCCAGAACAAAGATGATCTTATAAGGTTTTGTGAAGAAAGTGGATTACCAGTGGCACTTGATGAGAGACTTGATGATTTCAAGGAATGTCCTCTGCGCATACTTGCCAAATATACCCATCCTGGAGTAGTTGCTGTT GTTATTAAACCAAGTGTTGTGGGAGGGTTTGAGAATGCAGCACTGATTGCTCGCTGGGCACAGCAGCATGGAAAGATGGCTGTTATAAGTGCCGCATACGAAAGTGGCCTAGGTTTATCAGCATATATTTTGTTTGCATCGTATCTGGAGATGGAAAACGTCAAAACATTCAGAGAGAGAAAGCTAGGGATGGCCCCTCTTGTAGCCCATGGTCTTGGTACCTACAAATGGCTTAATGAAGACGTATTGGTGACTAGTCTAGGGATATCTCGTAGTCCGTATAGTGGATTTGTCGAAGGATCTGTTGCTGACGCTGGCAAAAATCTAAAGGATGTTAAGATAAACAACGATGTTATTGTTAGAACCAGTAAAGGAGCTCTTGTGCGGAGGTATGAAGTGAGGGTGGATGTAGATGGTTTctctcattttataaaaatccaCGAGGTTGGACCGAATATAGAA GGAAGTGTAGTGTTGTTTCTTCATGGGTTTCTTGGAACTGGTGAAGAATGGATCCCCATCATGAAGGGTATCTCAGGATCTGCAAGATGCATTTCAGTTGATATTCCTGGTCATGGAAGCTCAACGGTACAAAGTCATGCTAGTGAGACCCAGAAGACCCCAACTTTCTCAATGGAGATTATAGCGGAAGCAATGTATAAGCTGATTGAGCAAATTACTCCTGGAAAAGTGACCATAGTTGGATATTCCATGGGAGCAAGAATAGCACTGTACATGGCTTTAAGGTTTAGCAACAAG ATCGAAGGAGCTGTTGTGGTATCAGGCAGCCCTGGGGTCAAGGATCCAGTGGCAAGGAAAGTTCGAAGTGCAACAGATGATTCTAAAGCACGAATGATGGTTGACCATGGACTAGAAATCTTTCTGGAGAACTGGTACAATGGAGGCTTGTGGAAAAG TTTGAGAACTCATCCCCATTTCAGAAAGATTGTTGCAAGCCGCTTGATACATGACGATGTCCTTAGTGTTGCAAAGCTCCTCTCAGATCTGAGCACTGGGAGACAGCC GTCATTGTGGGAAGAGTTGGCGGATTGTAATACAAATGTGTCGCTTGTTTTCGGAGAGAAAGATGTAAAATTCAAGAATATTGCTACTAGGATGTACGTTGAGATGAGTGAAGGCAAGAAGAGCGAAAACTATATCATTGAGACGGTTGAAATCCCAGAGGCTGGTCACGCTGTTCATCTGGAGAGCCCTCTGCTCTTGATCCTCGCTCTTAGAAAGTTCTTAACAAGAGTGCGCAAAAACTCTGCAGAGACGGAGCTTTCTCAGAAGCTCTTGTTAGCACTTAAAGAAACATAA